The genomic window TGCACCTGCACGGACACATCATTATCCTCCAGAGTCCAcggtttaccttagggttcaccgTTGGCGGTGTGCCTTCCGTGGAtttgggcaaatgtataatgtcatgtGGCCACCATTTGTCTAAAGTTTAAGCCAGCTCAGTAATGACGGAGGTGGAAAGCTGATGAGGTTGGTTCATTTCTGTCTTGGCTTCAGGACCATGGAGAACGCTAACGGTGCCAGCCAGAGCGCGGCCGAGGAATCTCTCCCGGCTGATGGGCGAGCCGGGAGCACCACTCCGCAGGGAGAACAGGGCCAGCTCCTTTATCACGAGGAGACCATCGACCTCGGTGGAGACGAGTTTGGGTCTGAAGAGAACGAGACTATATCAGAAGATTCTAATCATTTTGTAGATAAGCTTAATGAGCACATGATGGAGAGTGTCCTCATTTCTGACTCTCCTAACAATAGCGAGGACGACACAGGTGAGCTGGGCTGTTTGCAGGATGTCGTGGAGCCTGCAGACGGTCACGCTGATCCCAGACCGGAAAGTCTGGTGGGTGAAGGAGCAGTCGACGCGCTGAGCAATGACACTGGAAGCGACGGAGACGGGGGAGACCATGCATCTAAAGGCGGCTCTGACGCGACCCCCGACCCAGAGCTCGAAGAAGTAAAAGGTGCTCCCGCCTTGGGAGAAGAGGGTGCCGAGGACCCGGGCCCGGAGGGGCGGGGGCACAGCCCGCCTTGCAGGCAGTCCCCTCGTGAGGAGGAGCCCGTGCCCGTGTGCACCATTTTCAGCCAGTCGTTCGCCCGCTCCCAGCCGCCCCTGCTGCTGCGGGACGGCTTCCAGTCCCAGATGGTGAAGTCTCCGAGCTGTGGCGGTGCCAGCGACGCGGCGGCCAAGACCCCTCCCCAGGCGGTCCAGCCAAGCCCCAGCCTCAGTAAATTCTTTGGTGACCCCAGCAACTCTAGTTCCTTGGCCTCGGACTTCTTTGATTCCTTCACCACGTCCACTTTCATCTCCGTCAGTAACCCCAACGCGGGCTCTTCCGTTCCCGAGAAACGGTCTTCGCTCTCCACTCCAGTGGGACAGAGATCCCCGGGTTCCGCTGCGCCCTGTCTCTCCCCAGGGATTGAAAAGTCAGAGTCCGCCGTTCCCACGGCTTCCCTAGAAATTCCTCAGTCTCCAAAACCGTTTTCCCAGATCCAGGCTGTGTTTGCAGGGAGCGAGGACCCCTTTGCCACCGCCCTGAGCATGAGCGAGATGGACCGCAGGAGCGATGCCTGGCTCCCCGGGGAGGGGACCCGGGACATCTTGATTTCAGTGGCAACCCAACAGTACAGCACGGTGTTCGTAGACAAGGAGAGCCTCACCATGCCGGGCCTCAAGTTCGACAACATCCAGGTAGGTGCGGGCCACCTCGCAGGGCACTTCCCAGTGAAATAGGTCGCCCGTGTCCACATCCGGCTCCTTTCCATCTCATTCTGTTTTCCCCGGCTTCTCACTCACCCCCcattcatgtgtgtatgtgtgtgcatgtgtgtatacacacatgtaaaaaCACCTTCAAGGACTGAAAAATCTGCCTTGTCCAGCAATTCCTAAAATTCTCATTTTGAGTGTCCGCGTTATGTCTCTAGTCAATTTGGAACTCCGTTGATTTCCCTAATAAAATGTGTTTAAGGCACTAATCAGAGTCTTGGAAGTGAACGCCCGCAAGGTATATAGTTACATCAGAATTCTCAGAAATAGCTGTGAACCTTGTGTGAGCACGTTATTTGTGACATTTAAGCTTCAGCAAATAAGCCCcgttccttttttttgttgtttaccaAATAACGTGCTTTATGTAGAAAGAGGTTTTAtacatttcattaagaaaaatatgaatgctccctccaaaataaaaaatcacaaaaatgtcTGAATGTTATAGAGAATAAACAGTAACATAGAAGAGTTCAATCTAGTAATCAAAGACAAtgagattatttccattttccattatcttatttttttaatgtttattttttttattttttttttaaattttattttcaacgttttttatttatttttgggacagagagagacagagcatgaacgggggaggggcagagagagacagagcatgaacgggggaggggtagagagagagggagacacagaattggaaacaggctccaggctccgagccatcagcccagagcctgactcggagctcgaactcacggaccgcgagatcgtgacctggctgaagtcggacgcttaaccgactgcgccacccaggcgcccctaatgtttatttattttgagagagagagagagagagagagtgagtgaggaggggcagagagagggagggaaggagggaggcagagactcccaagcaggctccacgctgtcagcgcagagcccgttgtggggcttgaactcacgagctgtgagattatgacctgagccgaaacctagagtcggacgcttaaccgactgagccacccaggcgcttcctCCATTTTTTGATACCTAATTAGTCATTTCATTCATGATTATTCCATGTTTGTTCAAGTGTGGGAAAATAGTCTGTCTTGGGCAGCCCTGATGGGACCATAAATTGTTACAAACTTTTTTAAGTAAAGTTTTTAAATCAGCATCCGAATGTGTATGTTATTTGATCCAGAAATACCAgtcttaggaattttttttctaaggaaATAACGTCACTGGCATAGAAATACCCAGCTTTTGGGATGTCCGTCGGAGTGGGGTTTATTACTGCAAAGCATCTGAAACGACCTCAGGGTCCTTTTTCAAGAGGCTGGTTGAATACATAAGACTCATTTTTATAACGGATGTTTCTGCAGGTAATAAGATATTAAAACTGatggttcaggggcgcctgggcggctcagtcggctgagcgtctgacacttgatttgggctcaggtcatgatttctcggtttgtgagacagagccctgagTCAGGATCCGCCCTGACAGCGTGCAGCCCGCCTgggttttctgtctccctctccgcccctctgccacgtgtgcatgtgcactctccctaaataaataagtaaactttaaaaataaataaataaaataaaataggaatgatgAGATAACAGAATGTTtaatgagattctttttttttaattttttttttcaacgttttttatttatttttgggacagagagagacagagcatgaacgggggaggggcagagagagagggagacacagaatcggaaacaggctccaggctccgagccatcagcccagagcctgacgtggggctcgaactcaacggaccgcgagatcgtgacctggctgaagtcagacgcttaaccgactgcgccacccaggcgccccaatgagatTCTTATTAAATTTGAAAGCCTGAGTACAAAATGGCCTGAAGCGTGCGCCGTGCGGTAAAAACGTTTACACGCACGACACGCACACGACACCGACTGTACAGTCAGGTCGCTGGCTGGCTGGCGGTTGCAGCACATCGGGCAGATCGCAGGGGGGTCGTCAGCTGTTGCCCGGCCCGGTGCGTGGGGGGCGCCGCCCCGGCCAGGCTGCAGCCGCGTGTCCTGCGCGTGTGTGTCCTCCCAGAACTGGAGGCGGGACCGGCGGTCTCCCGCAGCCCCGCTGCACACACCCGGCTGGGTCGGAAAGCCCAGTGCGTGTTGGTATATGTTGGTAAACCTTGGTGAGCCGCTGAGCCCGGGACGAGTGCCCCACTGGGGACATGGAGCCCTTAGTTATTTTCTAGGGCCCGAGAAGCGCGAGCCCACAGGCTTTGGACACTTCGCATGGTGGTCTCGACGGCTGTTCAGGCACCAGACCCACACTTGCCGCGCGCGTGCTGTCGACGGGACGGTGTTCGAGGCGTCCCCTCCACCCGCTCAGGCTGAGCTACTGAACATGTGCTTACCCTTGCGGGATCTTTCTAATGCATCCCACTTACGGGCTCTGAGTCCGGGGGACACTGGGACCCGTGGGATTAGGTTGACGTTTCCACACGGTCCTTCCCTGGCCCCGCGTGCATCCGCTGTACCCGTGGTGGGGGCCTTCATGTTCTGCCTCTcgtctcctccctgcccccttcctgggGTCTCTGTGCTCTGCTGCTCGGTTCCCGGGACCTCGTTGGGACCGGCTTCCTGGCGCTTCCTCTCCAGAGAGTGTGTGGTTTGCAGTTTGCTTCTCCCACTGATTGTAATTCTCTCCCGGTTGGCAAGAGGCCTGGGGTGAGCGTGTGACGTTTCATGGACGGGGCCACGAACGCTGAACATGGGGCAGGCTGGTTAGGGTCAGACCATGACGGTCGTCCTGCCCAAAATGTCAGTCATTCTTGAGTCAGGAAACACGAGCACCGAAGCTCTCTGCTGGTTGCACCTGGACTGAGTCACGTAGGAGACCCTGGCATAGGTCCTCCCCCGCTTTAAAGCTGCTGTGACTTCCCTCCCCAATTCCACGCTGCTAACCGTGAAATACCCAGAACGTTCCACGAGTCAGCAAGGACTCGGGAGCTCCCACTGCTCGGGCAGAACGTGGGGGGACAAGGAGGAGGCagtgtttcttcctttatttcctgcAAGAGTCCCTCCGTAACGTCTTGCAGTTCACAGTGGCTGTTTCGGGAACCTCGTGGTGAGTTGAAATTTGAACGAAGAACAGTTCCCAAAGTACCTTTGACCCTCCCACGTAGCAAATGTGCTAGATGTGTGTTCCCTTGTATATCACCCTTCAAAGAACCTTTCATTCccaaaacagagaaggaaaaccgTACGGTTAACCTTGAATGGACGGGCTGGTGTATTTGCCAGAAGACGAAAGATTGGCTTTTCTGTTAACTTTCTGTGCACACCAAGCTTTTAAGACCATGTCGCAGATTTACCTGTAACTGAGTTTCGCCTTCGTCACTGTTACTGTCGCAGACTTGTTCATGCACAATCAGCTTTCTAAGGCACTCATGTTTGACGTTTTTCCAAATTGCTCACCTACTGGTACCTAATTAAAAATTGCCTTCCTGTGGGGTAAAAGTTGAGAAgattttgaatttgtttctttaCAAAGTGACATCCATGGCAGTCTGCACTAAGTTAGCGGCTTAAAGAGCGTGCGTCACACCATCCCACCAGAGTGATGTCAGGAGGAGGACAGGCTCTTTTAGTTCATTGTGGCGTCCGTGgcctctgttctatttttttgtgttttttttttcaatgtttatttttgagagagagacacagagtgtgagtgagggaggggcagagagagagggagacacagaatcgaagcaggctccaggctctgctcgaacacagggctcaaacccacaaaccgtgagaccatgacctgagccgaagtcgggtgcttaaccaactgagccgcccaggggccccatggCCTCTGTTCTTCAAGAAGTAAATGGGAAGTTTGTGGGGAAGTAGTTCAGAACGAGTAAGGAACGGAAGTAGAGAATTGTTTGCCTGGCGCACCTGACGCACCCTTGGAGACCGGATCCTTCCACCaccccctctcctgtccccagttctctcctcccccgcccctttcCCGCAGTGGGATTTGACAGGAGTCCCCTCGGGGAAACCCACCGTCTACATGAAATCGCCCTTCCGGGCCGTTCCAAGTCCTGTGTCAGGAACCTCCTGGAAGCCAAAGACGTGCCTGTTACTCAGGACTACCAGCTACAGATATTCTCAGCTTTAGTTGTGTGATCTTCGTTTTCATtcttaaaggttattttttttctggatgtgcAGTATGTTTACAGTATAAAGTTCAAGGTTGACAGatgtttttcccatttagcacttCAGAGATGCCCTCCCAACGTGCTCGGAACGTGaagtttctaataatttttatctttggggcgtctgggtggctcagtcagttgagcgttccacttcggctcaggtcatgaactcaagatTTTtcggttcaaaccccacactaggctctgtgctgacagctcagagcctgcttgagatcctctccctctctctctctctctctctcaagaataaataatcattattataattttcacCTTTGCTCCCCTGTACCTAAGTACATGCTCTCCTCCAGTTGAGTTTAAGATTTTATCCCTGGTTTCCAGCTGTTTGACCCTGATAGGCCTTCACatggttttcttttatgtttatcttgCTTGGGACTCGACCTTGTTGGTTTGTCGTTTTCACCAGTTTGGGAATATTTTGGTCCTTACTTGTTCAAATAGTTCTTCAGTTTTCCGCTCCCCCGTCTCCACTTCTGGGACTGAGATTCCACGTATTATTTGCTATCGCCAAAGAGGTCACAAaggatttctttttgcttttcagtcttttctctctttttgcttaACGTTGAAATTCCTGCTGTTATTTTCTTAAGTCCATATATCTTCTCTTCTGTACTTTTTAGTTTGCAGTTGATGCTTTCCAGCGGAGCCTTCGTAGTTTTTTCCTCCAGAATTTgcgtttggttcttttttaatgtcgTTTTCTTTATTTGCTATGTTGAAGTTTTACTTTAGATTCTCAAGCACatttataatagctgttttaagGTTCTCCATCATCTCTGTAATCTCAGGGtctgtttgtatttctattttctcttggtTCTGGGTCACACGTGCCTGTTTTGTCACATGTTTGGTAATTTTTGATTAGAGGACAGACATTGTGGGTTTAGTGTTTTTGAAAGTCTGTattttgtcatctgcaaaaagacGTGTGCTTTgtcctgggaggcagggaagtCATGTGCAGATTTAGTTGATTTTTTCCAGGTTTGTTTTTAAGCTTCTTAGGGTGAGTTTAGAGTAGCTTCCACTGTTAGGTGACCTTTCTGACATCTGCTCGAAGCCTCAGTGTTCAGCGAGAGTGCCGCAAATAGCTGGCCTGACCTGGACATCTTCGGCCTGCGTGAGCTCTGAGAATCGTTCGGCTCCCTTGTCATCTTGCCCCATCTTCCAGAGTGTCACCCTGTGCACATACTGCTTAGTGCTCCACAGTGGGCTCAGGCTCCTGCACAgggctccctccttcccaggactCCCTCCTGCACAgggccccctccttcccaggactCCCTCCTGCACAgggccccctccttcccaggactCCCTCCTGCACAgggccccctccttcccaggactGCCTCCTGCACAgggccccctccttcccaggactCCCTCCTGCACAgggccccctccttcccaggactCCCTCCTGCACAgggccccctccttcccaggactCCCTCCTGCACAgggccccctccttcccaggactGCCTCCTGCACAgggccccctccttcccaggactCCCTCCTGCACAgggccccctccttcccaggactGCCTCCTGCACAGagccccctccttcccaggactCCCTCCTGCACAgggccccctccttcccaggactCCCTCCTGCACAgggccccctccttcccaggactCCCTCCTGCACAgggccccctccttcccaggactCCCTCCTGCACAgggccccctccttcccaggactCCCTCCTGCACAgggccccctccttcccaggactCCCTCCTGCACAgggccccctccttcccaggactCCCTCCTGCACAgggccccctccttcccaggactGCCTCCTGCACAgggccccctccttcccaggactCCCTCCTGCACAgggccccctccttcccaggactGCCTCCTGCACAgggccccctccttcccaggactCCCTCCTGCACAgggccccctccttcccaggactGCCTCCTGCACAgggccccctccttcccaggactGCCTCCTGCACAgggccccctccttcccagggcTCCCTCCTGTGCGGGCTCCCTCTTGCAAATTCTAGCCCCCTGAGCTTCTGGGAGCCCCACCTTTGTCTCCTCACCTCAACAGGTTCACCGTGCTCTGCTTGGGACTCCTCCCCACACGGTGGTCCAAAAGTGCCTATGAATTCAAGAGTTCAgatccccttctcccttctcgtAGAGCCCCATCCTCTTCCGTGTCTGAAAGCTGTTGTGTCATCACTCTTTTACTCTGGGACAGTCCAGTCCCAGCTACTGTGGAACAGACAGAAGCAGAAGTCACTCAGCCGCCTGCGTTCACACACTCACAGACGGGCCTTTCCTCGGGCGCTCGTCTAAGTTTGTTTACCTGAGTTGAGGCCCATGTGTGTGGAAGATCTGGAGAGGCCCGTCCAAGCCGTTTTGTGACAATGTCAGACTGCTTTCCCTGGAAAAGCATCTCTCAAATTCCGATTTGTTTAGGGCCTCACAAGAAAAGAGGTGTAGATTTGGTTTTGATTCTACAGCTATATGGAAATACAGTTCACATGCCACACAGTTCACACTTCTCACGGTTCGCTGGTTTTTAGCCTTCTGAGAGGAttatgcagccatcaccaccg from Neofelis nebulosa isolate mNeoNeb1 chromosome 9, mNeoNeb1.pri, whole genome shotgun sequence includes these protein-coding regions:
- the TRAPPC12 gene encoding trafficking protein particle complex subunit 12 isoform X1; the encoded protein is MENANGASQSAAEESLPADGRAGSTTPQGEQGQLLYHEETIDLGGDEFGSEENETISEDSNHFVDKLNEHMMESVLISDSPNNSEDDTGELGCLQDVVEPADGHADPRPESLVGEGAVDALSNDTGSDGDGGDHASKGGSDATPDPELEEVKGAPALGEEGAEDPGPEGRGHSPPCRQSPREEEPVPVCTIFSQSFARSQPPLLLRDGFQSQMVKSPSCGGASDAAAKTPPQAVQPSPSLSKFFGDPSNSSSLASDFFDSFTTSTFISVSNPNAGSSVPEKRSSLSTPVGQRSPGSAAPCLSPGIEKSESAVPTASLEIPQSPKPFSQIQAVFAGSEDPFATALSMSEMDRRSDAWLPGEGTRDILISVATQQYSTVFVDKESLTMPGLKFDNIQGDAVKDLMLRFLGERAAAKRRVLNAESVEQTFVGLKQLISCRNWRAAVDLCGRLLTAHGQGYGKSGLPTSHTADSLQLWFVRLALLVKLGLFQNAEMEFEPFGTLDQPDLYYEYYPQVYPGRRGSMVPFSMRILHAELQQYLGNPQESLDRLHRVKAVCSKILTNLEQGLAEDGSVNSITPENRRASVRLWRSRLGRVMCSMANCLLLMKDYVLAVDAYHSVIQYYPEQEPQLLSGIGRIFLQIGDIKTAEKYFQDVEKVTQKLDGPQGKIMVLMNRAFLHLGQNNFAEAHRFFTEILRIEPTNAVANNNAAVCLLYLGRLKDSLRQLEAMVQQDPTHYLHESVLFNLTTMYELESSRSAQKKQALLEAVASKEGDSFNTQCLKLA
- the TRAPPC12 gene encoding trafficking protein particle complex subunit 12 isoform X2, which gives rise to MENANGASQSAAEESLPADGRAGSTTPQGEQGQLLYHEETIDLGGDEFGSEENETISEDSNHFVDKLNEHMMESVLISDSPNNSEDDTGELGCLQDVVEPADGHADPRPESLVGEGAVDALSNDTGSDGDGGDHASKGGSDATPDPELEEVKGAPALGEEGAEDPGPEGRGHSPPCRQSPREEEPVPVCTIFSQSFARSQPPLLLRDGFQSQMVKSPSCGGASDAAAKTPPQAVQPSPSLSKFFGDPSNSSSLASDFFDSFTTSTFISVSNPNAGSSVPEKRSSLSTPVGQRSPGSAAPCLSPGIEKSESAVPTASLEIPQSPKPFSQIQAVFAGSEDPFATALSMSEMDRRSDAWLPGEGTRDILISVATQQYSTVFVDKESLTMPGLKFDNIQGDAVKDLMLRFLGERAAAKRRVLNAESVEQTFVGLKQLISCRNWRAAVDLCGRLLTAHGQGYGKSGLPTSHTADSLQLWFVRLALLVKLGLFQNAEMEFEPFGTLDQPDLYYEYYPQVYPGRRGSMVPFSMRILHAELQQYLGNPQESLDRLHRVKAVCSKIGDIKTAEKYFQDVEKVTQKLDGPQGKIMVLMNRAFLHLGQNNFAEAHRFFTEILRIEPTNAVANNNAAVCLLYLGRLKDSLRQLEAMVQQDPTHYLHESVLFNLTTMYELESSRSAQKKQALLEAVASKEGDSFNTQCLKLA